The Cytophagales bacterium DNA window GCTTCCAATCTGGTTGCCATTGAGCAACACAAATGTTGCGTCACTTTTTTTAACAGCCGCCCCTACCCTATCAGCATCCGGGTCAGTTGCTAAAACCAGGTCAGCATCAATAGCTTTTGCTTTTTTAAGGGCGAGTTTTAAAGCTGCCGGTTCTTCAGGGTTAGGGAATTCTACCGTAGGGAAATTACCATCAGGTTCAGCTTGTTCATCCACAACAGTTACATTGTTAAAACCAAACTTTTTTAAAACCTGTGGCACGAGCTTATTACCCGAACCATGGATCGGTGTGTAAACGATTTTTAGGTCTTTTTGATTTTTGATGGCTTGCCTGGATACAGATAAAGACAGGATTTTGTTCAAATACACATTATCCATCTTTTCTCCTAAATATTCAATACCTCCCATTTTGTCAGTCTGACCGTTCTCCCAGGCAATTTCATCAATAGACTTAATTTTCCTTATTTCATTAATAATATTTTTATCATGGGGCGCTATGATCTGTGCACCATCATCCCAATACGCTTTATAACCGTTATATTCCTTGGGATTATGCGATGCGGTTATCACCACTCCACTTTGGCAACCCAATTGACGCATGGCAAAAGACAATTCAGGGGTGGGACGCAATGATTCAAAAATATATACCTTAAAGCCATTGGATGAGAATACATTTGCTGTGATCTTAGCAAAGTAATCGCTGTTATTTCTGCTATCGTAAGCAATAGCTACTTTGATGAATGGCGAATGCTGAATGGCCTGCCCCGCCCGCCTGCCATGTTTGGGCTTTGCCTTTGGCGGGCAGGTAGCAAGGTTTACCCCGTAGGGAGGAACGACCGTACTGGGGTACGAGCGTACTGGGGTGATTGG harbors:
- a CDS encoding phospho-sugar mutase, encoding MGAGSNRMNKYTVGMATQGLSNYLIKCFVGKNKSKSNNPPPITPVRSYPSTVVPPYGVNLATCPPKAKPKHGRRAGQAIQHSPFIKVAIAYDSRNNSDYFAKITANVFSSNGFKVYIFESLRPTPELSFAMRQLGCQSGVVITASHNPKEYNGYKAYWDDGAQIIAPHDKNIINEIRKIKSIDEIAWENGQTDKMGGIEYLGEKMDNVYLNKILSLSVSRQAIKNQKDLKIVYTPIHGSGNKLVPQVLKKFGFNNVTVVDEQAEPDGNFPTVEFPNPEEPAALKLALKKAKAIDADLVLATDPDADRVGAAVKKSDATFVLLNGNQIGSLLVYYLINSWKSAGKLTGKEYVVKTIVTTDLIERIAEKNNVKCYNTLTGFKHIASLIRKLEGKEKFIAGGEESYGYLVGDFVRDKDAIISCAFIAEFTAYAKDKGLSLYDTLINMYIEYGFYKERLVSITKKGKSGAEEIQQMMTRFRNNPPSKLGDSKVVLIKDYQSLVQTEFPKSNVIQFITEDGSKISARPSGTEPKIKFYFSVHEELSSKDDFDNVDKMLEKRIDKIICDLGIN